In the genome of Ferrovibrio terrae, the window CACCGCCCCCATCAGCTTGGCGGCCTTGGGCATGCCATAGACCAGGCTGGTCGACTCGTCCTGCCCGATGGTCTGGGCGCCGACCTCCAGCATCTTCTTCAGGCCGACGGCACCGTCCTTGCCCATGCCGGTCAGGATCACGCCGATGGCATTATGGCCGGCATGCTCGGCCACCGAATTGAACAGCACGTCCACGGAGGGCCGATGGCCCGAGACCGGCGGATCGTGATTGATCTTGGTGTAGTAATGGCCGCCCGAGCGGTGCAGCGTCAGATGGTAGTCCCCCGGGGCGATGTAGACATGGCCCGGGAAGATGCGGACATTGTCCTTGGCTTCGGTGACGGTGACTGCCGACAGCGAATCGAGGCGGGCGGCGAAGCTGCCGGTGAAGCGTGGCGGCATATGCTGGGTGATCAGCACCGGCGGGCTGTCCGGCGGCAGGATGGTGATCACTTCCTTCAGCGCCTCGACACCGCCGGTGGACGAGCCGATCGCCACGATGATGTCGGTCGAATTGAAGCCGGGACCGGGCGTCAGCCGCTTGGGCACGGCGCCCTCGACCGGCCGGTTGCGCGCCACCACGCGGGCGGTGGCGGCGGTCTTCACCTTGGCGATCAGGTCGATCTTGATCTCTTCCAGGGCGTGTTTGATGTCCAGCGTCGGCTTGGGCACGAAATCGACGGCGCCCATTTCCAGCGCCTGCATCGTGATGTTGGCGCCCTTTTGCGTCAGGGTCGAGACCATCACCACCGGCATCGGCCGCAGGCGCATGATCTTCTCAAGGAATGAGATGCCGTCCATGTTCGGCATCTCGATATCCAGGGTCAGGACATCGGGATTCAATTCCTTGATCATCGTGCGGGCAACCAGCGGGTCGGGCGCCGCGCCGACCACGTCGATCTCCGGATCGCTGGACAGGGCCGCGGTCAGCAGCTGACGGATCAGCGCGCTGTCGTCAACGATGAGAACCTTGATGCGTTTACCGGCCACTACGCTGCTCCGCACGTCCCAGAATGATCATGCAATCTTGCGATGGATGTTACGGCCCAGCAGTTTGAACCGTTCGGTGATACCGAACAGGTTTTCCGAATGACCGATATAGAGGAAACCGCCCGGCGCCAGCAGGTTGGCGTAGCGGTCGAACAGCACGCGCTGCGTGTCCTTGTCGAAATAGATCACGACATTGCGGCAGAAAATGACGTCGAACGGGCCCTTCATCGGCCAGTGGGCGACGAGGTTGAGGTGCTTGAAACTGATCAGGTTGCGCGCCTCTTCGGCCATGCGCACCTTGTCCTCACCATAGGGTTCGAAATACTTGCGCGGGATATCGGCGGGCATGCCTTCCAGCGCGGCGGCCGGATAGATGCCTGCGGTGCCGCGGCGAACCATTTCGGTGTCGATGTCGGTGGCGAGGATTTTGGCATCCCACTGCTTGATGTCGGGCATCGAGCGCAGCAGCGTGATCGCTGTGGAATAGGGCTCTTCACCCGACGAGCAGCCGGCCGACCAGATGCGCAGACGGCGGCCCTGGCTCACGGCGCGGGCGCGGATTTCCTGCAGCGCGGTGGTGGCGAGATGCTCGAAATGGTGATTCTCGCGGAAGAACTTGGTCAGGTTGGTGGTCAGCGCGTTCAGCGTGGTGCCCAGCTCGTCGCCGCCGGCATCCGAGCCGATGAATTCGATATACTCGCGGAAGCCGTTCATGCCCAGCTTGCGCAGCCGCTTGGCCAGGCGCGCATAGACCATGTTGTGCTTGGTCGGCCCCAGTTCGATGCCGGTCTTTTCCTTCAGCATCGCGCGCAGATAGTCGTAGTCGCTGGCCGAGAAAGCGAATTCCCGGTCTTCGGCCGTCGGACTGTCGGTTGTGCGGGTTGCCATGTTCGGAAATCAGGCCGCCGCTTCGCTCGGACCGGTCAGCAACGGCTTGCCGGTGGAGTCGGCGGCTTCAAGCATCCGGCCGGAGAACATGCGCTCCAGGCCGATCAGGCCGACCATGCGGTCGCCGACCGTGATCAGGCCTTCCATGAAGCCCAGGCCGCTGACCTGTTCCATGTCGGGCATCGGCCGGATTTCATCTTCGTTGATCGTGATGATGTCTGACACCGCGTCGACTAGGATGCCGACGATGCGCGAGGAGACCGAGACGATGATGACGACGTTGT includes:
- a CDS encoding protein-glutamate methylesterase/protein-glutamine glutaminase, which translates into the protein MAGKRIKVLIVDDSALIRQLLTAALSSDPEIDVVGAAPDPLVARTMIKELNPDVLTLDIEMPNMDGISFLEKIMRLRPMPVVMVSTLTQKGANITMQALEMGAVDFVPKPTLDIKHALEEIKIDLIAKVKTAATARVVARNRPVEGAVPKRLTPGPGFNSTDIIVAIGSSTGGVEALKEVITILPPDSPPVLITQHMPPRFTGSFAARLDSLSAVTVTEAKDNVRIFPGHVYIAPGDYHLTLHRSGGHYYTKINHDPPVSGHRPSVDVLFNSVAEHAGHNAIGVILTGMGKDGAVGLKKMLEVGAQTIGQDESTSLVYGMPKAAKLMGAVQAEVGIGQVAAEILNRCKQR
- a CDS encoding CheR family methyltransferase; its protein translation is MATRTTDSPTAEDREFAFSASDYDYLRAMLKEKTGIELGPTKHNMVYARLAKRLRKLGMNGFREYIEFIGSDAGGDELGTTLNALTTNLTKFFRENHHFEHLATTALQEIRARAVSQGRRLRIWSAGCSSGEEPYSTAITLLRSMPDIKQWDAKILATDIDTEMVRRGTAGIYPAAALEGMPADIPRKYFEPYGEDKVRMAEEARNLISFKHLNLVAHWPMKGPFDVIFCRNVVIYFDKDTQRVLFDRYANLLAPGGFLYIGHSENLFGITERFKLLGRNIHRKIA
- a CDS encoding chemotaxis protein CheW; translation: MATAAEQAARSTRTVQLVSFTVGNEEYGVDIMAVREIRAWSETTPLPNTPEVVRGVINMRGAIVPIFDLRARFGMPRTEPTKYNVVIIVSVSSRIVGILVDAVSDIITINEDEIRPMPDMEQVSGLGFMEGLITVGDRMVGLIGLERMFSGRMLEAADSTGKPLLTGPSEAAA